The Streptomyces sp. CC0208 genome window below encodes:
- a CDS encoding trypsin-like peptidase domain-containing protein, with the protein MLSSVKRTPRIALHAAVVLLTVTSASEAAADDGAGPFGVTTVAAANSPTARVGPLFNGGQHHCTASVVRSPHRDLLVTAAHCLDGDDDLVFVPGYRDGKAPYGRWRVRTRYLPEGWSKGQDEDSDVAFATVEGKVQDVVGGNGFATGTATGATAVTVTGYPSSRDVPISCTNKPTAHSRTQQRIACPAFPGGTSGSPWVNGDGQVVGVLGGHEGGGATPDVSYSVVLGAEARALHRDAMR; encoded by the coding sequence ATGCTTTCTTCCGTGAAGCGCACGCCACGTATCGCTCTCCACGCCGCCGTTGTCCTGCTCACCGTCACCTCCGCCTCCGAGGCGGCCGCCGACGACGGGGCGGGACCCTTCGGGGTGACGACGGTCGCCGCGGCGAACTCGCCGACCGCCCGCGTGGGGCCGCTGTTCAACGGCGGACAGCACCACTGCACCGCCTCCGTCGTGCGCAGCCCGCACCGGGACCTGCTCGTCACCGCCGCGCACTGTCTCGACGGCGACGACGACCTCGTGTTCGTGCCCGGATACCGGGACGGCAAGGCGCCGTACGGCAGGTGGCGGGTGCGGACGCGGTACCTGCCCGAGGGGTGGTCCAAGGGGCAGGACGAGGACAGTGATGTCGCCTTCGCCACGGTGGAGGGGAAGGTCCAGGACGTCGTCGGCGGGAACGGTTTCGCGACCGGCACCGCCACCGGGGCCACCGCCGTCACCGTCACCGGCTACCCCTCCTCGCGTGACGTGCCGATCAGCTGCACCAACAAGCCGACCGCGCACAGCCGCACGCAGCAGCGAATAGCGTGCCCCGCGTTCCCGGGGGGTACCAGCGGCAGTCCCTGGGTGAACGGGGACGGGCAGGTCGTGGGGGTGCTGGGCGGGCACGAGGGGGGAGGGGCGACGCCCGACGTGTCGTACAGCGTGGTCCTCGGGGCTGAGGCCCGCGCGCTCCACCGTGACGCCATGCGCTGA
- a CDS encoding oxidoreductase: protein MATDKQQKWDATRLPDQTGRTAVVTGANSGIGLRAAQALAGAGAHVVFAVRDPERGEAAARTVNGSTEVRRLDLADLSSVREFAAAWDRPLDLLINNAGVMMIPQQRTADGFEMQFGTNHLGHFALTNLLLPHVTDRVVTVSSGAHRWGDERIHFDDLNRTSDYDPRGVYGQSKLANLLFVLELQRRLTESGSRVRALAAHPGYAATNLQSHASSSAARLFMKFGNRFLAQDDMAGALPTLYAATQDLPGASYVGPDGLGEMRGAPTLVGRSAAASDPAVARRLWTASEELTGTRFPQGVETRG from the coding sequence ATGGCTACGGACAAGCAGCAGAAGTGGGACGCGACCCGGCTCCCGGACCAGACCGGCCGCACGGCGGTGGTCACCGGGGCGAACAGCGGTATCGGACTCCGGGCCGCGCAGGCCCTGGCGGGGGCGGGCGCGCACGTCGTGTTCGCGGTACGGGACCCGGAGCGCGGCGAGGCGGCGGCCAGGACCGTGAACGGCAGCACGGAGGTCCGGCGGCTGGATCTGGCGGACCTGTCGTCGGTACGGGAGTTCGCGGCGGCCTGGGACCGTCCGCTGGACCTGCTGATCAACAACGCGGGCGTGATGATGATCCCGCAGCAGCGGACGGCGGACGGCTTCGAGATGCAGTTCGGCACCAACCATCTGGGCCACTTCGCGCTGACGAACCTGCTGTTGCCGCACGTCACCGACCGGGTCGTCACGGTGTCCTCGGGCGCGCACCGCTGGGGCGACGAGCGGATCCACTTCGACGACCTGAACAGGACGTCGGACTATGACCCGAGGGGCGTCTACGGCCAGTCGAAGCTGGCGAACCTGCTGTTCGTGCTGGAACTCCAGCGGCGGCTGACGGAGTCGGGCTCCCGGGTCCGCGCCCTGGCCGCGCACCCCGGCTACGCGGCCACGAACCTCCAGAGCCACGCGTCGAGTTCGGCGGCACGGCTGTTCATGAAGTTCGGCAACAGGTTCCTGGCGCAGGACGACATGGCGGGCGCGCTGCCCACGCTGTACGCGGCGACGCAGGATCTGCCGGGGGCGAGCTATGTGGGTCCGGACGGGCTCGGGGAGATGCGGGGCGCGCCGACGCTGGTGGGCCGCAGCGCGGCCGCGAGCGACCCCGCCGTGGCCCGGCGCCTGTGGACGGCGTCGGAGGAGCTGACGGGGACGCGTTTTCCCCAGGGTGTGGAGACGCGGGGCTGA
- a CDS encoding bifunctional lytic transglycosylase/C40 family peptidase — MTVRKAWLVAGAVLGAGLSFVMLLVVGVYVVAGNLANGVGGATRALAKGAVPAAYQPLVQKWGNLCPAINPALLAAQLYQESGFNPKAQSAAAAQGIAQFIPGTWATHGVDGDGDGDKDVWDPNDAIPSAASYDCSLASYVKDVPGNITENMLASYNAGAYAVIKYGGVPPYKETQNYVKTITTLEESFAAPTSRVDPSQQAAGAIYYAQKKLGTPYLWGGTGTAEQGGRFDCSGLTQASYASVGITLPRVANDQYNAGPHPARSELLPGDLVFFSKDLSNSRAIHHVGIYVGGGYMIDAPRTGAVIRFDPIDTSEYFGATRVTEDGAKALPTTV, encoded by the coding sequence TTGACGGTGCGTAAGGCGTGGCTGGTTGCGGGCGCCGTTCTCGGGGCGGGGCTCAGCTTCGTGATGCTGCTCGTCGTGGGGGTCTACGTCGTCGCGGGCAACCTGGCCAACGGAGTCGGCGGGGCCACCAGGGCCCTGGCCAAGGGGGCCGTTCCGGCCGCGTACCAACCCCTCGTGCAGAAGTGGGGCAACCTCTGCCCCGCCATCAACCCGGCCCTGCTCGCCGCCCAGCTCTACCAGGAGAGCGGATTCAACCCCAAGGCCCAGAGCGCCGCGGCGGCGCAGGGGATAGCGCAGTTCATTCCGGGGACCTGGGCCACGCACGGGGTCGACGGGGACGGGGACGGCGACAAGGACGTCTGGGACCCCAACGACGCGATTCCCTCGGCGGCTTCCTACGACTGCTCGCTCGCGTCCTATGTGAAGGACGTCCCGGGGAACATCACCGAGAACATGCTCGCCTCCTACAACGCGGGCGCGTACGCGGTCATCAAGTACGGGGGCGTGCCGCCGTACAAGGAAACCCAGAACTACGTGAAGACCATCACCACGTTGGAGGAGAGCTTCGCGGCGCCCACGAGCCGCGTCGATCCCTCCCAGCAGGCCGCGGGCGCCATCTACTACGCGCAGAAGAAGCTCGGGACGCCCTATCTGTGGGGCGGGACCGGTACCGCCGAGCAGGGCGGACGCTTCGACTGTTCGGGGCTGACGCAGGCCTCGTACGCGAGTGTGGGCATCACGCTGCCGCGCGTCGCGAACGACCAGTACAACGCGGGCCCGCATCCGGCCAGAAGTGAACTGCTGCCGGGGGACCTGGTGTTCTTCTCCAAGGACCTCAGCAATTCGCGCGCCATCCACCATGTGGGGATTTATGTGGGCGGCGGATACATGATCGACGCACCGAGAACGGGTGCTGTGATCCGGTTCGACCCGATCGACACTTCTGAGTACTTCGGTGCCACCCGGGTCACCGAAGATGGCGCGAAAGCGTTGCCCACCACGGTGTGA
- a CDS encoding alpha/beta hydrolase, with the protein MFDGFELTRCEGEDGVRLRVRHGGGGPAVLLLHGHPRTHATWHRVAPLLAAAGHTVVCPDLRGYGRSDKPATDPEHRPYSKRAMAGDCLAVMRRLGHERFAVVGHDRGAYVATRLALDHPEAVSAVSVLDAIPIGEALRRCDAGFAASWWHWFFLGQTANPAERVINADPDAWYTASPEQMGAEAYEDYRQAIHDPATVHAMCEDYRAGLGVDREHDDADRRAGRRIDRPLQVLWATRDDMADLYGDVLAVWRDWASAHLEGGPIDSGHHMAEEAPEALAGALRTFWAKTGHTRGTP; encoded by the coding sequence GTGTTCGACGGATTCGAACTGACGCGGTGCGAGGGCGAGGACGGCGTCCGGCTGCGCGTGCGGCACGGGGGCGGCGGACCCGCCGTACTGCTCCTGCACGGGCATCCCCGCACGCATGCCACCTGGCACCGTGTCGCCCCGCTGCTGGCCGCGGCGGGCCACACCGTCGTCTGCCCCGACCTGCGCGGCTACGGCCGTTCCGACAAGCCCGCGACCGACCCGGAGCACCGCCCGTACTCCAAACGGGCGATGGCCGGCGACTGCCTCGCGGTCATGCGCCGGCTCGGGCACGAGCGGTTCGCGGTCGTCGGGCACGACCGGGGCGCGTACGTGGCCACCCGTCTCGCCCTGGACCACCCCGAGGCGGTGTCCGCCGTCAGCGTGCTGGACGCGATCCCCATCGGGGAGGCCCTGCGGCGCTGCGACGCCGGCTTCGCCGCGAGCTGGTGGCACTGGTTCTTCCTCGGCCAGACCGCCAACCCCGCCGAACGCGTCATCAACGCCGACCCCGACGCCTGGTACACGGCCTCGCCCGAGCAGATGGGCGCCGAGGCGTACGAGGACTACCGGCAGGCGATCCACGACCCGGCCACCGTGCACGCCATGTGCGAGGACTACCGGGCCGGCCTCGGTGTGGACCGCGAGCACGACGACGCCGACCGGCGGGCCGGTCGGCGCATCGACCGCCCGCTCCAGGTCCTGTGGGCCACGCGTGACGACATGGCCGACCTCTACGGCGACGTCCTGGCCGTCTGGCGCGACTGGGCGTCCGCCCACCTGGAGGGCGGACCGATCGACTCGGGACACCACATGGCCGAGGAGGCGCCGGAGGCTCTCGCGGGCGCACTGCGCACGTTCTGGGCGAAGACCGGCCACACACGCGGGACCCCCTGA
- a CDS encoding FAD-binding oxidoreductase, whose product MERRTFIGGGAAAIAATATAACHGGGSSADATQSTFGQALSSRTPTAAAANWTALAHDLDGTLVRPGEANWATARQLYNTRFDSLKPAAVAYVAHADDIRTTLAYARAHGVRVAIRNGGHSYAGWSSGNNRLIVDVSKLNRVRASGGTAVVGAGAKLIDVYRALTAKGVTIPAGSCPTVGVSGLVLGGGHGVASRAYGLTCDSLTQASVITADGKQLTANATTSTDLFWALRGAGNGNFGVVTELHFKTHPAPQGVTAYATWPWSKAAAVVRAWQEWGPGQPDEIWSSCHLENGGSPSVAVAAFSMGTYGELQNALDRLADRVGSPARHVTLRRHSYESAMEAYAGCSSFSTDAKCHLPGSTPNRDPHGALGRETYAAHSDFFDRSLSAAGIQTLLRQVAAVRGGSGSIALTALGGAVNRVSPTATAFVHRRSRMLAQYIGSWRAGTTGTTAQSWLTGAHDAMKPYASGAAYQNYTDPTLRDWRKAYYGEAATKLAKVKKEYDPQGFFTFPQAL is encoded by the coding sequence ATGGAACGGCGTACGTTCATCGGGGGCGGCGCTGCCGCGATCGCGGCGACGGCCACGGCCGCCTGCCACGGCGGCGGCAGCAGCGCCGACGCCACGCAGAGCACCTTCGGCCAGGCGCTTTCCTCCCGTACGCCCACCGCGGCCGCCGCGAACTGGACCGCCCTCGCCCATGACCTGGACGGCACCCTGGTCCGCCCCGGCGAGGCGAACTGGGCAACCGCGCGACAGCTCTACAACACCCGCTTCGACTCGCTGAAGCCCGCGGCGGTGGCGTACGTGGCGCACGCCGACGACATCCGCACCACGCTCGCCTACGCCCGCGCCCACGGCGTGCGGGTGGCGATCCGCAACGGCGGCCACTCCTACGCCGGCTGGTCCTCGGGAAACAACCGGCTGATCGTCGATGTCTCGAAGCTGAACCGCGTCCGCGCCTCGGGCGGCACCGCCGTGGTCGGCGCCGGCGCCAAGCTGATCGACGTCTACCGGGCCCTCACCGCGAAGGGCGTGACGATCCCCGCGGGCTCCTGCCCGACCGTGGGCGTCTCCGGCCTGGTGCTCGGCGGCGGTCACGGCGTGGCCTCCCGGGCCTACGGGCTCACCTGCGACAGCCTCACCCAGGCCAGTGTGATCACGGCCGACGGCAAGCAGCTCACCGCGAACGCCACCACGAGCACCGATCTCTTCTGGGCCCTGCGCGGCGCGGGCAACGGCAACTTCGGCGTGGTGACCGAACTGCACTTCAAGACCCACCCGGCCCCGCAGGGCGTGACCGCGTACGCGACCTGGCCGTGGTCGAAGGCGGCCGCCGTGGTGCGGGCCTGGCAGGAGTGGGGCCCCGGCCAGCCCGACGAGATCTGGTCCTCCTGCCACCTGGAGAACGGCGGCTCGCCCTCCGTGGCGGTCGCGGCGTTCTCCATGGGCACCTACGGCGAACTCCAGAACGCGCTCGACCGCCTGGCCGACCGGGTCGGCTCACCGGCCCGCCACGTCACCCTCCGGCGGCACTCCTACGAGAGCGCGATGGAGGCGTACGCGGGCTGCTCGTCCTTCTCCACGGACGCCAAGTGCCACCTGCCCGGCTCCACCCCGAACCGCGACCCGCACGGTGCCCTCGGCCGGGAGACCTACGCGGCCCACTCGGACTTCTTCGACCGCTCGCTGTCCGCGGCCGGCATCCAGACCCTCCTGAGGCAGGTCGCCGCGGTCCGGGGCGGCTCGGGCAGCATCGCCCTGACCGCCCTCGGCGGCGCGGTCAACCGCGTCTCGCCCACGGCCACGGCCTTCGTCCACCGCCGCTCCCGCATGCTGGCCCAGTACATAGGGTCCTGGCGGGCGGGCACGACGGGCACGACGGCCCAGTCCTGGCTGACGGGAGCCCACGACGCGATGAAGCCGTACGCCTCGGGAGCGGCCTACCAGAACTACACGGACCCGACGCTGAGGGACTGGCGGAAGGCGTACTACGGCGAAGCGGCGACCAAGCTCGCCAAGGTGAAGAAGGAGTACGACCCGCAGGGGTTCTTCACGTTCCCGCAGGCGCTGTAG
- the pstS gene encoding phosphate ABC transporter substrate-binding protein PstS, translating to MKLQRMNRRALAFGALAVSGALALTACGSDDTSSGGGSSASATAAAGNIKCDGAKGQLLADGSSAQKNAIDAWVKQFTQACGVQINYKGGGSGAGVTAFNNGQVAFAGSDSALKPEEVTASKKVCSGGQGIDLPMVGGPIALGINISGVDKLTLDAPTIAKIFNAKISNWNDPAIAKLNPGVKLPDLKIQAFHRSDDSGTTDNFTKYLIATAKSDWPYEHGKTWVAKGGQSAAQSSGVAQQVKQTNGAIGYFELSYAKDGITPVSINTGASAPVEPTVENATKAIADAKVIGTGSDLALELNYGTKADGAYPMVLVTYEIVCDKGNKSDTLAATKAFLRYTASEDGQKVLADNDYAPIPDDIIAKVRTTIEGLS from the coding sequence GTGAAGCTTCAGCGCATGAACCGGCGGGCCCTCGCCTTCGGTGCTCTCGCCGTCTCCGGCGCCCTGGCCCTCACGGCGTGCGGCTCCGACGACACGAGCAGCGGCGGCGGCAGCAGCGCGTCCGCCACGGCGGCCGCCGGCAACATCAAGTGTGACGGCGCCAAGGGTCAGCTGCTCGCCGACGGCTCCTCCGCGCAGAAGAACGCGATCGACGCCTGGGTCAAGCAGTTCACGCAGGCCTGTGGTGTGCAGATCAACTACAAGGGCGGCGGTTCCGGCGCGGGCGTCACCGCGTTCAACAACGGCCAGGTCGCCTTCGCGGGTTCCGACTCCGCGCTGAAGCCCGAAGAGGTCACGGCCTCCAAGAAGGTCTGCTCCGGCGGCCAGGGCATCGACCTCCCGATGGTCGGCGGCCCGATCGCCCTCGGCATCAACATCTCCGGCGTCGACAAGCTCACGCTGGACGCGCCCACCATCGCCAAGATCTTCAACGCCAAGATCAGCAACTGGAACGACCCGGCGATCGCCAAGCTGAACCCGGGCGTGAAGCTGCCCGACCTGAAGATCCAGGCGTTCCACCGCTCGGACGACTCCGGTACCACGGACAACTTCACCAAGTACCTGATCGCCACCGCCAAGAGCGACTGGCCCTACGAGCACGGCAAGACCTGGGTGGCCAAGGGCGGCCAGTCCGCCGCGCAGTCCTCCGGTGTCGCCCAGCAGGTGAAGCAGACCAACGGCGCCATCGGCTACTTCGAGCTCTCCTACGCCAAGGACGGCATCACGCCGGTCAGCATCAACACCGGCGCCTCCGCCCCGGTCGAGCCCACCGTCGAGAACGCCACGAAGGCCATCGCCGACGCCAAGGTCATCGGCACCGGCTCCGACCTGGCGCTGGAGCTCAACTACGGGACCAAGGCCGACGGTGCCTACCCGATGGTCCTCGTCACGTACGAGATCGTCTGCGACAAGGGCAACAAGTCCGACACCCTGGCCGCCACCAAGGCGTTCCTGCGCTACACCGCCTCCGAGGACGGCCAGAAGGTCCTGGCGGACAATGACTACGCGCCCATCCCCGACGACATCATCGCCAAGGTCCGCACCACCATCGAGGGCCTGAGCTGA
- the pstC gene encoding phosphate ABC transporter permease subunit PstC, giving the protein MDTTQITDAPPPAPHIPTAEQKRAARGATRPGDRIFLGLSRGSGILLLVIMAAIAGFLTYRASIAISKDEANFFTTFEWNTQLIPPKFGIAVLVFGTIVSSIIAMAIAVPIAVAIALFLTHYAPRRLSGPIAYVIDLLAAVPSIVYGLWGALILVPHMNGLYGWLNDYLGWTGIFSWQGGAPRSMLTVGILLAIMILPIITNVSREVFRQVPQMHEEAALALGATRWEVIRMAVIPFGRSGVISASMLGLGRALGETMAVATVLSPTFDIQASLLDPGGGTFAQNIASKFGEASELGRDALIASGLVLFVITLLVNGAARMIIARRKEYSGANA; this is encoded by the coding sequence ATGGACACCACACAGATAACAGACGCACCTCCCCCCGCACCCCACATCCCCACGGCCGAGCAGAAGCGCGCGGCCCGTGGCGCCACCCGCCCCGGTGACCGGATCTTCCTCGGTCTGTCCCGCGGGTCGGGCATCCTGCTCCTGGTGATCATGGCCGCCATAGCCGGCTTCCTCACCTACCGCGCCTCGATCGCGATCAGCAAGGACGAGGCGAACTTCTTCACCACGTTCGAGTGGAACACGCAGCTCATCCCGCCGAAGTTCGGCATCGCGGTCCTGGTCTTCGGCACGATCGTCTCCTCGATCATCGCCATGGCCATCGCGGTCCCGATCGCCGTCGCCATCGCGCTGTTCCTCACGCACTACGCCCCCCGCAGGCTGAGCGGCCCGATCGCCTACGTGATCGACCTGCTCGCCGCGGTGCCGTCCATCGTGTACGGCCTCTGGGGCGCCCTGATCCTGGTCCCGCACATGAACGGCCTCTACGGCTGGCTCAACGACTACCTCGGCTGGACCGGCATCTTCTCCTGGCAGGGCGGGGCACCCCGCTCGATGCTCACCGTCGGCATCCTGCTCGCCATCATGATCCTGCCGATCATCACCAACGTGAGCCGCGAGGTCTTCCGCCAGGTTCCGCAGATGCACGAGGAGGCGGCCCTGGCGCTCGGCGCCACCCGCTGGGAGGTCATCCGCATGGCGGTGATCCCCTTCGGCCGCTCCGGTGTGATCTCCGCGTCGATGCTCGGCCTCGGCCGCGCGCTCGGCGAGACGATGGCCGTGGCCACCGTGCTCTCGCCGACCTTCGACATCCAGGCCAGCCTGCTCGACCCGGGCGGCGGCACCTTCGCCCAGAACATCGCCAGCAAGTTCGGTGAGGCCAGCGAGCTGGGCCGGGACGCGCTGATCGCCTCCGGCCTCGTCCTGTTCGTCATCACCCTGCTGGTCAACGGCGCGGCCCGCATGATCATCGCGCGTCGCAAGGAGTACTCGGGGGCCAACGCATGA
- a CDS encoding TetR/AcrR family transcriptional regulator, which produces MASMPAEKPETRPYHHGDLRSALLAAAERTLRDKGTAASLSLRELARDIGVSHAAPGRHFKDKQALLNALALVGYDRMAEVLEAADDPGLPLQDRLTTLARAYLGFAIDNAELLELMYARKHEPDAAEQIGVAIDRTVGALERAIAAAQQRGEIVDGDPEHLTLVVGTALHGLASFAITGKFTTEAAMGAVPELVHHLLYGLKPR; this is translated from the coding sequence ATGGCGTCCATGCCAGCCGAGAAGCCCGAGACCCGCCCCTACCACCACGGAGACCTGCGCTCCGCCCTTCTCGCCGCAGCCGAGCGCACCCTCCGCGACAAGGGCACCGCCGCCTCCCTCTCCCTGCGTGAACTCGCCCGTGACATCGGCGTCAGCCACGCGGCACCCGGCCGGCACTTCAAGGACAAGCAGGCCCTGCTCAACGCCCTCGCCCTGGTCGGCTACGACCGCATGGCGGAGGTCCTCGAAGCCGCCGACGATCCGGGACTCCCCCTCCAGGACCGTCTCACCACCCTCGCCCGGGCCTATCTCGGCTTCGCCATCGACAACGCCGAGCTCCTTGAGCTGATGTACGCCCGCAAGCACGAGCCCGACGCCGCCGAGCAGATCGGCGTCGCGATCGACCGCACGGTGGGCGCGCTGGAGCGGGCCATCGCCGCCGCCCAGCAGCGCGGCGAGATCGTCGACGGCGACCCCGAGCACCTCACCCTCGTGGTGGGCACCGCCCTGCACGGCCTGGCGTCCTTCGCCATCACCGGCAAGTTCACCACCGAGGCCGCGATGGGCGCCGTACCGGAACTGGTCCATCACCTGCTGTACGGCCTCAAGCCCCGCTGA
- a CDS encoding S53 family peptidase has protein sequence MRTSTPNTPLISGRWRRYGSVAAATGALLFAGLGTAAHAGAATAPTPHKVSSKAIAAAVAKAHVTYESACGATPKKGYAACNALRVTAGTTAFQEEQAAKKGTSPATVSPKASSATPTGYGPSDLQSAYGLTSAAANNGSGQTIAIVDAYDDPNAAADLATYRSYYGLPACTTANGCFKKVSQTGSTTSLPTADSGWAGEISLDLDMVSAIAPNAKILLVEASSSSMANLGKAVNEAVTLGAKFVSNSYGGSESSSDTSYDSSYFNHPGVAITVSAGDEGYGAEYPAASKYVTAVGGTKLSKSSTTRGWTESVWNTSSTEGTGSGCSSYDAKPSWQTDTGCTKRMIADVSAVADPATGVSVYDSYGSDGTGWNTYGGTSASAPIIASVYALAGTPSSGSSPSSFPYAHTSALNDVTSGSNGSCSTSYFCTAKSGYDGPTGLGTPQGLSAFTG, from the coding sequence TTGCGTACGTCCACCCCCAACACCCCCCTCATATCCGGCAGATGGCGTCGATACGGCTCCGTCGCCGCGGCCACCGGCGCGCTGCTGTTCGCCGGCCTGGGCACCGCCGCGCACGCCGGCGCGGCCACCGCGCCCACCCCCCACAAGGTGAGCAGCAAGGCCATCGCGGCCGCTGTCGCCAAGGCACACGTGACGTACGAGAGCGCGTGTGGCGCCACTCCGAAGAAGGGCTACGCCGCCTGCAACGCCCTGCGCGTCACCGCCGGCACCACCGCCTTCCAGGAGGAGCAGGCCGCGAAGAAGGGCACGAGCCCCGCGACCGTCTCCCCGAAGGCGTCCTCCGCCACCCCGACCGGCTACGGCCCGAGCGACCTCCAGTCCGCCTACGGCCTGACCTCCGCCGCCGCGAACAACGGCTCCGGCCAGACCATCGCCATCGTCGACGCCTACGACGACCCCAACGCGGCGGCTGACCTGGCCACTTACCGCTCGTACTACGGCCTGCCGGCCTGCACCACCGCCAACGGCTGCTTCAAGAAGGTCAGCCAGACCGGCTCCACGACCTCCCTGCCCACCGCCGACAGCGGCTGGGCCGGCGAGATCTCGCTCGACCTCGACATGGTCTCCGCCATCGCCCCGAACGCCAAGATCCTCCTCGTGGAGGCGAGTTCGTCGAGCATGGCCAACCTGGGCAAGGCGGTGAACGAGGCCGTCACCCTGGGCGCCAAGTTCGTCTCCAACTCCTACGGCGGCTCCGAGTCCTCCTCGGACACCTCCTACGACTCCTCGTACTTCAACCACCCCGGCGTCGCCATCACCGTCTCCGCGGGCGACGAGGGCTACGGCGCCGAATACCCGGCCGCCTCCAAGTACGTCACCGCGGTCGGCGGCACCAAGCTGTCCAAGTCCTCCACCACCCGCGGCTGGACCGAGAGCGTCTGGAACACCAGCTCCACCGAGGGCACCGGCTCCGGCTGCTCCTCGTACGACGCCAAGCCCTCCTGGCAGACCGACACCGGCTGCACCAAGCGCATGATTGCCGACGTCTCCGCCGTCGCCGACCCGGCCACCGGCGTCTCCGTCTACGACTCCTACGGCTCCGACGGCACGGGCTGGAACACCTACGGCGGCACCAGCGCCTCCGCCCCGATCATCGCGTCGGTGTACGCGCTGGCCGGTACGCCGTCCAGCGGCTCCTCCCCGTCCTCCTTCCCCTACGCGCACACCTCCGCTCTCAACGACGTGACCTCCGGCAGCAACGGCTCCTGCTCGACGAGCTACTTCTGCACCGCCAAGTCGGGCTACGACGGCCCGACCGGCCTGGGTACGCCGCAGGGCCTCAGCGCCTTCACCGGCTGA
- a CDS encoding phosphatase PAP2 family protein: MAVLAESGSNPDVDLLYDINGLAKDAPHWFDRVMEYVGEYGILLGMVLLILWCWWAGRRRGGEDAASSVAALVWAPLAAALAVLVNVPIRGFVERPRPFRTHEGLEVLVSGKTDYSFVSDHATITMAMAVGLFVANRKSGLVGIALALLEGFCRVYMGVHYPTDVIGGFALGTAVTLLLSPLAMALLTPLLKAVEGSSKGAWLIRARGAERGASVLPGARQDAAASERDLAA, encoded by the coding sequence ATGGCTGTTCTCGCCGAATCCGGGTCGAACCCCGACGTCGACCTTCTCTACGACATCAACGGCCTGGCCAAGGACGCCCCGCACTGGTTCGACCGGGTCATGGAGTACGTCGGGGAGTACGGCATCCTGCTCGGGATGGTGCTGCTGATCCTGTGGTGCTGGTGGGCAGGGCGGCGGCGCGGGGGCGAGGACGCCGCCTCCTCCGTGGCCGCGCTGGTGTGGGCGCCGCTCGCCGCCGCGCTGGCCGTGCTGGTGAACGTGCCCATAAGGGGGTTCGTCGAGCGGCCCCGGCCGTTCCGGACCCATGAGGGGCTCGAGGTCCTGGTCTCCGGGAAGACCGACTACTCCTTCGTGAGCGACCACGCGACGATCACCATGGCGATGGCCGTCGGACTGTTCGTGGCCAACCGGAAGTCCGGGCTCGTCGGAATCGCGCTGGCGCTGCTCGAAGGCTTCTGCCGGGTGTACATGGGGGTGCACTATCCGACCGACGTCATCGGCGGGTTCGCGCTCGGAACGGCCGTGACCCTGCTGTTGTCGCCGCTCGCGATGGCCCTTCTGACACCTTTGCTGAAGGCCGTCGAGGGGTCCTCGAAAGGCGCGTGGCTGATTCGTGCCCGCGGGGCCGAGCGGGGGGCCTCGGTGCTTCCCGGGGCCCGGCAGGACGCCGCGGCCTCCGAGCGGGACCTCGCCGCGTAG